The nucleotide window GTGCGGGCGCCGCTGCGAGTGCGCCGGCGCTCGGGCGGCGCCGCCGCGTGAGCCAGGCGCCGGCGAGGGCGGTCGCGAGCAGCGCGGCGAGCCCGGCCGCCCAGCCGTTCGTACCGCTCGCGTGCGGCGCGGGGGGCAGGGCGGCGGGGGCAGCGCGGGCAGCGGCCGGCTCCGGCGCCGGCGCGCCGTCGAAGAGCGGGTCGAGCGCCGGATCCCAGGCTCCTGGATCGGGCGGGAGCGCCGCCCCGAGCGGGTCGTTGCCGGCGCGCTCGGGATCGGGGGGCAGCGCGGGCGGCCGCGCGGGGGGGTCCAAACGGTCGAGCTCGCGCCGGCCCTGCTCGACGCCGGCCTCGAGCTCGCGCAGCGCACGTCCGGTCGCGACCCCGAGCTGGCGGGGGACCCGCCGCAGGGTCCTCCAGGTGCGCGCCGGGATGTCGTCGTGGCGGCGCTCGGCCCCGGCGGCCGCGGGGAGCGCCGCGAGCAGCCAGGCGAGCCCGGCAGCGACCCACGGGCGGAGCCTTTGCGCAGCGCGAGCCATCCGTCCTGGATCGGGTCGCCCGGAGCGCGGCTGAAGCGCCGCGCCGGGGCGGGGCCCTGCCTCGCGGCGGGGGGTAGAGTGGGTCCGCCCATGCGCGTCGGCCTCTTCGTGCCCTGCTACGTGGACCAGCTCGCGCCGCGGGTGGCGGAGGCCACCGTCGCGGTCCTCGAGCGGGTCGGCTGCGAGGTCGCCTACGACCCCGACCAGACCTGCTGCGGCCAGCCCTTCCTGAACCTGGGCCTCGCGCCCGAGGCCGCGCGCCTGGCCCGCGCCCACCTCGAGCGCTTCGCGGCCTACGACACGATCGTGTGTCCATCGGCGAGCTGTGTCGCCACCCTGCGGCGCCACTACGCCGGGATCGGGGTCGGCCTCGACCCGGCCGGGCGGCGCGTCTGCGAGCGCACCTTCGAGCTCGGCGAGTTCCTGGTCGGCGAGCGCGGCGTGGTCGACGTCGGGGCGCGCTTCCCGCACCGGGTGGCGCTGCTCGCGAGCTGCCACGGGCTGCGCGAGCTCGGGCTCGGCCGGCCGAGCGAGAGGGTGGGGGAGGGAGCCCGGCCGGAGGGCACGACGGAGGTGGGATCCACCGAGCGGCTGCTGCGTGCCGTCGCCGGCCTCGAGCTCGTGCTACCGGCGCGCGACGAGTGCTGCGGCTTCGGCGGCGTCTTCGCGGTCGAGGCGCCCGAGCTCTCGGAGCGGATCGGCCGCGCCCGGCTCGCCGACCTCGCCGCCACCGGCGCCGGGTGGATCGTCGGGACCGATACGAGCTGTCTCCTGCACCTCGACGGGATCCGGCGCGCGACCCCAGGCGCGCGGGGGCCGGGGACGATCCACCTGGCGGAGGTGCTTGCGGCGACCTGATCCCCGCCGCCTCCCGGACCGGCCCCGCGCCGGTGCCAGGGAATGAAACATGTTCTAGTTTTAGTGGCCCTGCTGCGAAGGAGCCTTCGTGCGCACCCCGCTTTGCGAACGCCTCGGCATCGAGTTCCCGATCTTCGCCTTCACCCACTGCCGCGACGTCGTGGTGGCCGTCTCGAAGGCCGGCGGGCTCGGCGTGCTCGGGGCGGTCGGCTTCAGCGCCGAGCAGCTCGAGATCGAGATGAAGTGGATCGACGACCACATCGGGGACAAGCCCTACGGCGTCGACGTGGTGATCCCCCAGAAGTACGCGGGCAAGGGCGAGGCGCTCGACGCGGGCGCGCTCGAGCACAAGCTCGCCGAGATGATCCCGGCCGGGCACCGGGCCTTCGCGAAGCGCCTGCTCGCCGAGCACGGCGTGCCCGAGCTGCCCGAGGGCGAGCACGCGCGCGAGCTGCTCGGCTGGACGGCGGCGACGGCGGGCCCGCAGGTCGAGGCGATCCTGAAGCACCCGAAGGTGAAGCTCGTCGCGAACGCGCTCG belongs to Deltaproteobacteria bacterium and includes:
- a CDS encoding (Fe-S)-binding protein, whose translation is MRVGLFVPCYVDQLAPRVAEATVAVLERVGCEVAYDPDQTCCGQPFLNLGLAPEAARLARAHLERFAAYDTIVCPSASCVATLRRHYAGIGVGLDPAGRRVCERTFELGEFLVGERGVVDVGARFPHRVALLASCHGLRELGLGRPSERVGEGARPEGTTEVGSTERLLRAVAGLELVLPARDECCGFGGVFAVEAPELSERIGRARLADLAATGAGWIVGTDTSCLLHLDGIRRATPGARGPGTIHLAEVLAAT